In Rosa chinensis cultivar Old Blush chromosome 1, RchiOBHm-V2, whole genome shotgun sequence, a genomic segment contains:
- the LOC112182725 gene encoding LOW QUALITY PROTEIN: extra-large guanine nucleotide-binding protein 1 (The sequence of the model RefSeq protein was modified relative to this genomic sequence to represent the inferred CDS: inserted 1 base in 1 codon; deleted 2 bases in 2 codons; substituted 1 base at 1 genomic stop codon): protein MLAIIFDGFVSVVEDIICFIATETTLTSGGIRTSVKAYINEQRLASLAVNHENNEGINTHLDPLAEAMTAASSNSYGLCDGNMPCLPILSSATKACESNRLPFTAGTVFVNGQPLSPEELFILQKCPNPPKKPRPGNYWYDKDCGLWGKEGQKPSEVISSMLCVGGCTKMNASNGNTEVFINGREITKVELLMLQLVGVQCAAHDTHFWVYNDGRYELVGQNSIKGSIWGTAATKLVCAVLSPPVPSKSSNPVIPDIIEQRTRSQNILLVGDHESVASTIFKQARILYRAIPFSVDERESIKSTIQRNIYGYLGILLEVRERFEEECLAEMRRQCSSCRAVSSGMRNNAKTPYSIGPKLKAFSDWLLMTKAXGYLEAIFPAATSEFAPFVEELWNDSAIQATYKRSGDWEXLPRAATYFIKRAVHILRVNYEPTERDILYAEGDTSANGLAGVDFSFPQSEFGYENNTTDQHDSLLRYQLIRVGEGLGESCQWLETFRDAGLVIFCLSLSDYDQFSADGNSSITNKMLQSRAVFESIVTHPSFEKMNCLLLLSKFDLFVKKIARVPLTQCDWFDDFKPLLSYALGQPAYEYVAVKFKRLYSSLTDKKLYVSLVEDFEPDSVIGALKYSTEFILKWDNLIDNCYLSIQDYSICSSMTSGPPPRCEIVNTV, encoded by the exons ATGCTAGCTATTATTTTTGACGggtttgtttctgttgttgaaGATATAATTTGTTTCATAGCTACTGAGACAACTTTGACTAGTGGTGGGATTCGAACAAGCGTGAAGGCCTACATTAATGAGCAGCGACTCGCTTCTTTGGCTGTGAATCATGAGAACAATGAGGGCATCAATACCCATTTGGATCCACTTGCAGAGGCCATGACAGCAGCTTCAAGTAATTCATATGGGCTCTGTGATGGTAACATGCCTTGCTTGCCAATCTTGAGCTCTGCTACAAAG GCTTGTGAATCAAACCGACTGCCCTTCACTGCGGGTACCGTTTTTGTGAATGGACAACCTCTTAGTCCTGAGGAGCTGTTTATACTACAAAAATGCCCAAACCCACCAAAGAAGCCAAGACCAGGAAACTATTGGTATGATAAAGATTGTGGACTTTGGGGAA AGGAAGGACAGAAACCTTCAGAGGTAATCTCTTCAATGCTTTGTGTTGGGGGTTGCACAAAGATGAATGCTAGCAATGGAAACACAGAAGTTTTCATAAATGGTCGGGAAATAACCAAAGTAGAGCTTCTGATGTTGCAG TTGGTGGGAGTTCAATGTGCTGCTCATGATACACACTTTTGGGTGTATAACGATGGGCGGTACGAATTGGTGGGCCAGAATAGTATAAAAGGATCCATATGGGGCACA GCTGCAACAAAGCTTGTATGTGCTGTCTTGTCACCGCCGGTTCCTTCTAAATCTTCAAATCCTGTCATCCCTGATATAATTGAGCAGAGAACT AGAAGTCAGAACATTCTTTTAGTCGGAGATCATGAATCTGTAGCAAGTACTATATTTAAACAG GCCAGGATTCTATATAGAGCTATCCCTTTCTCGGTTGATGAACGTGAAAGTATCAAGTCTACGATACAGAGAAACATCTATGGTTATCTTGGTATACTCCTTGAGGTCCGTGAACGTTTTGAAGAAGAATGTTTGGCTGAGATGAGGAGACAATGTTCTTCTTGTCGAGCAGTTTCCAGTGGTATGA GGAACAATGCCAAAACCCCTTACTCCATTGGCCCAAAGCTGAAAGCATTCTCTGATTGGCTTCTTATGACCAAGGCGTGAGGCTATCTGGAAGCCATCTTCCCAGCTGCTACCTCTGAATTTGCACCATTTGTGGAGGAGTTATGGAATGATTCAGCCATTCAGGCCACATACAAGCGGTCAGGTGACTGGG TACTACCTAGAGCTGCTACTTATTTCATAAAGAGG GCTGTTCACATATTAAGAGTAAACTATGAGCCCACAGAGCGAGACATCCTATATGCTGAAGGTGACACTTCAGCTAATGGGTTGGCTGGTGTGGACTTCTCATTTCCCCAGTCAGAATTTGGATATGAGAATAATACTACTGATCAGCATGACTCATTGCTTAG GTACCAACTTATTAGAGTCGGTGAAGGACTCGGAGAAAGCTGCCAATGGTTGGAGACGTTTAGGGATGCTGGACTGGTCATCTTCTGTCTGTCCTTGAGTGACTATGATCAGTTTTCTGCTGATGGTAACAGCTCTATCACTAACAAGATGTTACAGAGCAGAGCTGTATTTGAAAGCATTGTTACTCATCCAAGCTTTGAGAAGATGAACTGCCTTTTGCTTCTAAGCaagtttgatttgtttgtgaaAAAGATAGCACGGGTACCGCTAACTCAGTGCGACTGGTTTGATGATTTTAAGCCATTGCTTAGCTATGCTCTGGGTCAACCAGCATATGAGTACGTAGCAGTGAAGTTCAAGAGGCTCTACTCCTCTCTAACCGACAAGAAATTGTATGTTTCTCTGGTGGAGGATTTTGAGCCTGATTCCGTAATTGGAGCCCTTAAATATTCAACAGAG TTTATTTTAAAATGGGACAATTTGATAGACAATTGCTATTTGTCAATTCAAGATTATTCCATTTGTTCATCGATGACATCAGGCCCGCCCCCTCGGTGTGAAATTGTGAATACCGTTTGA